AATATTCCCGATGCATTTTATGATCATCGAGATTTTCTGCCCTGACAGGCTGAAAAGTGCCGGGGCCTACATGGAGCGTAATCATTTCGACAGAGATGCCTTTATTTTTTATCTCTTCCAGCACAGGAAGGGTAAAGTGAAGCCCTGCAGTGGGCGCTGCAACGGCCCCCTCCATTGAGGAATAGACTGTCTGGTAGCGTTCTTCGTCCTCTTTTACTGCGGGACGTTTAATATAGGGAGGGAGAGGCATTTCTCCATACCTGCCGATGGCTTCCTTTACAGAGCCGGCGCATGAGAAGCTCAAGAGACAGGTGTCGCCTCGCTTTTCCTCTACCCTGGCTTTCAACTCACCACCGAAAAGAAGGGGGCTTCCTTTTTTCGGACTTTTTGAGGACTTGAGCATGGCTTCCCAGAGATGCCCTTCCACCTCTCTTAAAAGAAGGGCCTCCACCTTTCCGCCACTGGCCTTTTGGCCATAGAGCCTGGCAGGAATGACTCTCGTATTATTAAAAACAAGGGCATCCTTTTCATCGAGGAAATCGATGAGATTGGAAAAAGACCTGTGCAGGACCTCTCCTTCCTTTCGTTTCAGGACCAGAAGGCGTGACTCGCCTCTCTTCGCCGGCGGACTCTGTGCTATAAGGTCTTCAGGCAGGGAATAATCAAAATCGGATGTTTTCATTCAGGACTAATCGGGCATAAAAGCAACAACGATGTTTCTCCCTTTTGTTTTACCACTGTACAAGGCTTTGTCGGCACAATCAATCAGCTCCGTTGCATACTGTGTATCATCAGGATAAGAAGAAACACCAAGGGTTACCGTCAGCTTTCCCCGGGGCTGGTTTTTTTCACCGCTAACCTCGATTTCTTCGATGGCGACTCTCAGCTTTTCAGCTATCTTAACGGTATGTGTTTTGTCCTGTTCGGATATAAGGACGATAAACTCCTCTCCACCATACCTTGCAAGGGTATCGGCCTTTCTCACATTTTCTTCAAGCGTAGCGGCAACCGTTCTGAGCGCATCATCACCAAGCAGATGGCCGTTTTTGTCATTAAAGTTCTTAAAATGATCGATATCGAGAATAATGACTGAAATATTGCGATTAAATCGCCTGGCTCTTTCCATTTCCTTTTCAAAAGTATCAAAGAAATAGCGCCTGTTGTAGAGCCCCGTCAGGTCATCTCTCATTGAAAGTTCCCTTATATTCCTGAAAGAAAGGGCCTTGTCTATGGCGACGGCAATCTGCTGGGCTACTTCATCGAAAAGCTGCACATCTTTTTCTAAAAAGGCATTTGCTTCAGGTTTATGGACATTAAGTGTGCCTATAATCGATTTATCACTTCTTTTAAGGGGTATGGTAAGAAAGGAACCGATATTCCTTTTTTTACCTTTATAGAAGAGAAAGTCAGGCTCTTTACTAACGTCCTGTATGAGAACTTTCTCGCCAAGGAGGGGAACCCGTCCCGAAATCCCTTCGCCTACGGACAAGGATATATTCTTAAGGTCCGTATCGCTGTGAGAGGCGCTAACCGTAAGAAACTCATTTGATTTATCGAGAAGCATGATACAGAAATCGTCAATTTTGAGCGACCGGCTGATGTGCTCCATCGTTTCGCTGAATATCTCCTCAAGGTGAGTGGTCATGCTCAAACGCTTGCTGATACTGTAAAGGGTATAAAGTTCGAGAATCCTGGAATCTAAAATCCTGTTCTCTTTTTCCAGTCCTTCTACCCTGGCTTCAAGATCCTTCTTTTCCATTTTTCCCTCATAAGCACTGCCAACTAACTAATAAACCCTTCGTATATATGTTCCCTTGTAATAATACGTTAAAATATCTTTATAGTTCATTCCCGACAGGGCCATTCCTCTTGCTCCCCACTGGCACATTCCCACACCGTGGCCGAACCCGCTGCCTGAGAAAATAATCTCGTTACCTTTGATCTCCAGCGAAAAAAGCGTGCTCTTTATATTTTCATAGCCCATGAGTTCCCTCAGTTCATTTCCCGATAATTGCACGCCTGCCAGGAGAATCTTCTTTATTCGTCCACTTTCGGACTGTTGAAAAATCTTTATTGAATGAGGACCTTTTCCGGGCAGATGACCTTTTTTACGGAGAGACTCTAAAATGCTAGCAAAATCTGTCCTGTAAATCCAGAAATAGTTTGGCGCCTCTGTGCAATAGCTGTCTTCAACAGACCTTAAGTAGGGAAAATCCTCGCCCCAGACATGAACTGCCGATTCCGTCTGGCCGCCACAACTTGAATGATAGAGTGTGCGGGCAATCGTTCCTTCATAAAAAAGAACCTCGCCCTCTGTTTCGTTGACGGCCTTTTGCACTCTTTCGTCTTCACTTAAGCTTCCCCCGTAGACCTGATCCAGTACTGACGCCTTTAAATGATAGGGCGCTTCTCCCGCTGATTTCAGCTTAAGATAGGCATAAGTTCTAGCTGCCACGGC
The DNA window shown above is from Deltaproteobacteria bacterium and carries:
- the queA gene encoding tRNA preQ1(34) S-adenosylmethionine ribosyltransferase-isomerase QueA — translated: MKTSDFDYSLPEDLIAQSPPAKRGESRLLVLKRKEGEVLHRSFSNLIDFLDEKDALVFNNTRVIPARLYGQKASGGKVEALLLREVEGHLWEAMLKSSKSPKKGSPLLFGGELKARVEEKRGDTCLLSFSCAGSVKEAIGRYGEMPLPPYIKRPAVKEDEERYQTVYSSMEGAVAAPTAGLHFTLPVLEEIKNKGISVEMITLHVGPGTFQPVRAENLDDHKMHREYFMIDEETAQRINSAKERGGRVVAVGTTALRALESSTLNGKVLPNKDWTDIFVRPGYGFNIVDCMVTNFHLPKSTLFMLVSAFAGTDVMKRVYERAVKERYRFFSYGDAMLIL
- a CDS encoding sensor domain-containing diguanylate cyclase, coding for MEKKDLEARVEGLEKENRILDSRILELYTLYSISKRLSMTTHLEEIFSETMEHISRSLKIDDFCIMLLDKSNEFLTVSASHSDTDLKNISLSVGEGISGRVPLLGEKVLIQDVSKEPDFLFYKGKKRNIGSFLTIPLKRSDKSIIGTLNVHKPEANAFLEKDVQLFDEVAQQIAVAIDKALSFRNIRELSMRDDLTGLYNRRYFFDTFEKEMERARRFNRNISVIILDIDHFKNFNDKNGHLLGDDALRTVAATLEENVRKADTLARYGGEEFIVLISEQDKTHTVKIAEKLRVAIEEIEVSGEKNQPRGKLTVTLGVSSYPDDTQYATELIDCADKALYSGKTKGRNIVVAFMPD
- a CDS encoding SpoIID/LytB domain-containing protein, producing MTAHKKLAGLIIPLYFSLQTISCSTPGERFSPETLKGPGINVALLTGVEEVSLSGSGLRVIDNGKDLLQGRSNITVNMGNNGILVDGRLVKSERLAFGGKDISVNGRPYRGSISVIRERGALTVINSLGLEGYLMGIINHEISSRWPLASVKAQAVAARTYAYLKLKSAGEAPYHLKASVLDQVYGGSLSEDERVQKAVNETEGEVLFYEGTIARTLYHSSCGGQTESAVHVWGEDFPYLRSVEDSYCTEAPNYFWIYRTDFASILESLRKKGHLPGKGPHSIKIFQQSESGRIKKILLAGVQLSGNELRELMGYENIKSTLFSLEIKGNEIIFSGSGFGHGVGMCQWGARGMALSGMNYKDILTYYYKGTYIRRVY